Proteins encoded by one window of Pseudochaenichthys georgianus chromosome 9, fPseGeo1.2, whole genome shotgun sequence:
- the LOC117452588 gene encoding kappa-type opioid receptor-like, with amino-acid sequence MVPANITDSISGGVPLSVDFKSPQDYVIFIFQIVFATVTVLVAGSVVITILATSALRLQNRFIFMLNTSICDTLVGVSVYYLGLFDVQEGYPPRNGTYNILPSLLGVNILTFLFAQFDRYFAVCHPFIYGRFVTRQFVIGINIYCWVYNSAHLLARNLLPSSKAMQMYVISIVLFQLILVTKVAMTIKLYVVARVQLARDPPSAEKESKKESLRIIIFVVITFLVLWCPSFVNIIIRFIGVGGLTFRNEATNLFAIMARFNAVCTPSVYIWGSPALREAMVKTVWGRVCPRCKRR; translated from the coding sequence ATGGTCCCCGCCAACATCACAGACTCTATCTCAGGAGGAGTTCCTCTATCGGTGGACTTCAAAAGTCCTCAGGACTATGTCATCTTTATTTTTCAGATCGTATTTGCAACAGTAACTGTTCTGGTAGCCGGATCTGTAGTCATCACCATATTGGCCACCTCGGCGCTCCGCCTCCAGAACAGGTTTATTTTCATGCTGAACACCAGTATTTGTGACACGCTTGTTGGGGTCTCCGTGTATTATCTCGGTCTGTTTGATGTTCAGGAGGGATACCCGCCTAGGAATGGAACTTATAATATTTTACCCTCACTTCTAGGGGTCAATATTCTGACGTTTTTGTTCGCACAGTTTGACCGCTATTTTGCTGTGTGCCACCCATTCATCTATGGTCGCTTTGTTACAAGACAGTTTGTGATAGGCATTAACATCTACTGCTGGGTTTACAATTCGGCTCACTTGTTGGCCAGGAATTTGCTGCCATCTTCCAAAGCAATGCAGATGTACGTAATCAGCATAGTACTCTTCCAGCTGATCTTGGTCACCAAAGTGGCCATGACTATCAAACTGTATGTGGTTGCCAGAGTCCAGCTCGCCAGAGACCCTCCCAGCGCCGAAAAAGAGAGCAAGAAGGAATCATTACGAATCATCATCTTTGTTGTCATAACCTTCTTGGTGTTGTGGTGCCCCTCTTTTGTTAATATAATCATCAGATTTATAGGAGTAGGGGGGCTGACGTTTAGGAACGAGGCCACTAACCTGTTCGCCATCATGGCTCGTTTCAACGCAGTGTGCACTCCGTCCGTGTACATCTGGGGTAGCCCGGCACTGAGGGAAGCCATGGTGAAGACCGTGTGGGGCAGAGTGTGCCCGAGATGCAAAAGGAGGTAA
- the LOC117452590 gene encoding sphingosine 1-phosphate receptor 3-like, whose protein sequence is MPLNATIPLSVDFDTPEDFLIFIFHILFATSAVLVAGSVVFGISSTRSLRRQNRFIFMLNTSISDTLTGFSVYYLGLFDVQEGYPSRNGTYYILPSFLGVNVLTFLFAQFDRYFAVCHPFFYNRFITRSFVFGICAFCWIYTYSILTVQNMVPISEAAKINAFGVMTLQIIVFIKVLMTIKLYIIARHQLAREVPSAERDSKRESLRIIVFVVICFLALWCPSFVNIIVRQLTRKGMRFRNEATNLFAILARLNALVTPAVYIWGSPALREAVWKEVWRRLCPCRRVR, encoded by the coding sequence ATGCCCCTTAACGCCACCATCCCTCTGTCGGTGGATTTCGACACTCCGGAGGACTTCCTCATCTTCATCTTCCATATTCTGTTCGCCACAAGCGCCGTGCTGGTGGCCGGCTCGGTGGTGTTCGGGATATCCTCCACCCGGTCTCTGCGGCGCCAGAACCGCTTCATATTCATGCTGAACACGAGCATCAGTGACACTCTGACCGGCTTCTCGGTTTACTACCTCGGCCTCTTCGACGTCCAGGAGGGCTATCCCTCGAGGAACGGGACGTACTACATTTTGCCCTCATTTCTCGGTGTCAATGTGTTAACCTTCCTCTTTGCTCAGTTTGACCGCTATTTCGCTGTGTGCCATCCTTTCTTTTACAACCGTTTCATAACGAGGTCTTTTGTGTTTGGAATTTGTGCGTTTTGTTGGATTTACACATACTCCATCCTCACCGTGCAGAACATGGTGCCTATATCAGAGGCGGCCAAAATAAACGCGTTTGGTGTAATGACTCTTCAGATTATAGTTTTCATTAAAGTGTTGATGACTATTAAATTGTACATCATAGCCAGACACCAGTTGGCGAGAGAGGTGCCCAGTGCGGAGAGAGACAGCAAAAGGGAGTCGCTACGCATCATTGTGTTTGTGGTTATTTGCTTCTTGGCTCTGTGGTGTCCATCCTTTGTCAATATAATTGTGAGACAGTTGACCAGGAAAGGTATGAGGTTTAGAAATGAGGCCACTAAcctgtttgctatcctggcccGGCTGAACGCACTGGTGACCCCGGCTGTGTACATCTGGGGGAGCCCGGCGCTGCGAGAGGCCGTGTGGAAGGAGGTGTGGCGGAGGTTGTGTCCCTGCCGGAGGGTCAGGTGA